The Leptodactylus fuscus isolate aLepFus1 chromosome 3, aLepFus1.hap2, whole genome shotgun sequence genome has a segment encoding these proteins:
- the LOC142198389 gene encoding uncharacterized protein LOC142198389 isoform X5, with the protein MLSVSDKGEDEDMMERSSGENLITPNVHPGRHSTDPSYNPPNHEEPSHQPQTVTTSTRKKEGKRLHTGEKPYSCSECGKCFTNRTDLGIHQRLHTGEKPYSCSECGKCFTTKGNLVIHERLHTGEKPYSCSECGKCFTTKGRLVIHERFHTGEKPYSCSECGKYFAESRLLLSHQKSHTGEKPYSCSECGKCFTTKGNLVKHERLHTGEKPYSCSDCGKCFTTKGNLVKHERLHTGEKPYSCSECGKCFTNRTDLGIHQRLHTGEKPYSCSECGKCFTTKGNLVKHERLHTGEKPYSCSECGKCFTTKGSLVIHERLHTGEKPYSCSECGKCFTTKGRLVIHERFHTGEKPYSCSECGKYFAESRLLLSHQKSHTVEKPYSCSECGKCFTTKGNLVLHERLHTGEKPYSCSECGKCFTQKGSLVIHERLHTREKPYSCSECGKYFAERSLVIHERLHTGEKPYSCSECGKCFTQKGSLVIHERFHTGEKPYSCAECGKCFTDKQYLILHERLHTGEKPYSCAECGKCFTQKSNLKKHQRCHTGEKPY; encoded by the exons ATGTTATCAGTAAGTgataaaggagaagatgaagatatgatggagcgctcctcaggagaaaacctcattacccctaatgtacatccaggacgtcacagtacagatccatcatataatccccccaatcatgaggaaccttctCACCAAccacagactgtgaccactaGTACCAGGAAGAAAGAGGGGAAAAG acttcacacaggagagaagccatattcatgttcagaatgtggcaaatgttttacaaATAGAACTGATCTTGGTATACatcagagacttcacacaggagagaagccatattcatgttcagaatgtgggaaatgttttactacgaaaggaaatcttgttatacatgagagacttcacacaggagagaagccatattcatgttcagaatgtgggaaatgttttactacaaaAGGAAgacttgttatacatgagagatttcacacaggagagaagccatattcatgttcagaatgtgggaaatattttgcgGAAAGTAGACTTCTCCTTTCACATCagaaaagtcacacaggagagaagccatattcatgttcagaatgtgggaaatgttttactacgaaaggaaatcttgttaaacatgagagacttcacacaggagagaagccatattcatgttcagattgtgggaaatgttttactacgaaaggaaatcttgttaaacatgagagacttcacacaggagagaagccatattcatgttcagaatgtggcaaatgttttacaaATAGAACTGATCTTGGTATACatcagagacttcacacaggagagaagccatattcatgttcagaatgtgggaaatgttttactacgaaaggaaatcttgttaaacatgagagacttcacacaggagagaagccatattcatgttcagaatgtgggaaatgttttactacgaaaggaagtcttgttatacatgagagacttcacacaggagagaagccatattcatgttcagaatgtgggaaatgttttactacgaaaggaagacttgttatacatgagagatttcacacaggagagaagccatattcatgttcagaatgtgggaaatattttgcgGAAAGTAGACTTCTCCTTTCACATCAGAAAAGTCACACagtagagaagccatattcatgttcagaatgtgggaaatgttttactacgaaaggaaatcttgttttgcatgagagacttcacacaggagagaagccatattcatgttcagaatgtgggaaatgttttactcagaaaggaagtcttgttatacatgagagacttcacacaagagagaagccatattcatgttcagaatgtgggaaatattttgcgGAAA gaagtcttgttatacatgagagacttcacacaggagagaagccatattcatgttcagaatgtgggaaatgttttactcagaaaggaagtcttgttatacatgagagatttcacacaggagagaagccatattcatgtgcagaatgtgggaaatgttttacagataaACAATATCTTATattacatgagagacttcacacaggagagaagccatattcatgtgcagaatgtgggaaatgttttactcagaaatcaaatcttaaGAAACATCAGAgatgtcacacaggagagaagccatattga
- the LOC142198389 gene encoding uncharacterized protein LOC142198389 isoform X1, whose translation MLSVSDKGEDEDMMERSSGENLITPNVHPGRHSTDPSYNPPNHEEPSHQPQTVTTSTRKKEGKRYKCDECGKDFSQRATLITHKKNHTGEKPYSCSECGKCFTTKGNLVKHERLHTGEKPYSCSECGKCFTNRTDLGIHQRLHTGEKPYSCSECGKCFTTKGNLVIHERLHTGEKPYSCSECGKCFTTKGRLVIHERFHTGEKPYSCSECGKYFAESRLLLSHQKSHTGEKPYSCSECGKCFTTKGNLVKHERLHTGEKPYSCSDCGKCFTTKGNLVKHERLHTGEKPYSCSECGKCFTNRTDLGIHQRLHTGEKPYSCSECGKCFTTKGNLVKHERLHTGEKPYSCSECGKCFTTKGSLVIHERLHTGEKPYSCSECGKCFTTKGRLVIHERFHTGEKPYSCSECGKYFAESRLLLSHQKSHTRLHTGEKPYSCSECGKCFTQKGSLVIHERLHTREKPYSCSECGKYFAESRLLLSHQKSHTVEKPYSCSECGKYFTTKGNLVLHERLHTGEKPYSCSDCGKCFTTKGNLVLHERLHTGEKPYSCSDCGKCFNQKGSLVIHERLHTGEKPYSCSECGKCFTQKGSLVIHERFHTGEKPYSCAECGKCFTDKQYLILHERLHTGEKPYSCAECGKCFTQKSNLKKHQRCHTGEKPY comes from the exons ATGTTATCAGTAAGTgataaaggagaagatgaagatatgatggagcgctcctcaggagaaaacctcattacccctaatgtacatccaggacgtcacagtacagatccatcatataatccccccaatcatgaggaaccttctCACCAAccacagactgtgaccactaGTACCAGGAAGAAAGAGGGGAAAAGGTATAAATGTGATGAATGTGGAAAAGATTTTTCACAAAGAGCAACTCTCATTACACACAAAAAgaatcacacaggagagaagccatattcatgttcagaatgtgggaaatgttttactacgaaaggaaatcttgttaaacatgagagacttcacacaggagagaagccatattcatgttcagaatgtggcaaatgttttacaaATAGAACTGATCTTGGTATACatcagagacttcacacaggagagaagccatattcatgttcagaatgtgggaaatgttttactacgaaaggaaatcttgttatacatgagagacttcacacaggagagaagccatattcatgttcagaatgtgggaaatgttttactacaaaAGGAAgacttgttatacatgagagatttcacacaggagagaagccatattcatgttcagaatgtgggaaatattttgcgGAAAGTAGACTTCTCCTTTCACATCagaaaagtcacacaggagagaagccatattcatgttcagaatgtgggaaatgttttactacgaaaggaaatcttgttaaacatgagagacttcacacaggagagaagccatattcatgttcagattgtgggaaatgttttactacgaaaggaaatcttgttaaacatgagagacttcacacaggagagaagccatattcatgttcagaatgtggcaaatgttttacaaATAGAACTGATCTTGGTATACatcagagacttcacacaggagagaagccatattcatgttcagaatgtgggaaatgttttactacgaaaggaaatcttgttaaacatgagagacttcacacaggagagaagccatattcatgttcagaatgtgggaaatgttttactacgaaaggaagtcttgttatacatgagagacttcacacaggagagaagccatattcatgttcagaatgtgggaaatgttttactacgaaaggaagacttgttatacatgagagatttcacacaggagagaagccatattcatgttcagaatgtgggaaatattttgcgGAAAGTAGACTTCTCCTTTCACATCAGAAAAGTCACACa agacttcacacaggagagaagccatattcatgttcagaatgtgggaaatgttttactcagaaaggaagtcttgttatacatgagagacttcacacaagagagaagccatattcatgttcagaatgtgggaaatattttgcgGAAAGTAGACTTCTCCTTTCACATCAGAAAAGTCACACagtagagaagccatattcatgttcagaatgtgggaaatattttactacgaaaggaaatcttgttttgcatgagagacttcacacaggagagaagccatattcatgttcagattgtgggaaatgttttactacgaaaggaaatcttgttttgcatgagagacttcacacaggagagaagccatattcatgttcagattgtgggaaatgttttaatcagaaaggaagtcttgttatacatgagagacttcacacaggagagaagccatattcatgttcagaatgtgggaaatgttttactcagaaaggaagtcttgttatacatgagagatttcacacaggagagaagccatattcatgtgcagaatgtgggaaatgttttacagataaACAATATCTTATattacatgagagacttcacacaggagagaagccatattcatgtgcagaatgtgggaaatgttttactcagaaatcaaatcttaaGAAACATCAGAgatgtcacacaggagagaagccatattga
- the LOC142198389 gene encoding uncharacterized protein LOC142198389 isoform X4, with the protein MLSVSDKGEDEDMMERSSGENLITPNVHPGRHSTDPSYNPPNHEEPSHQPQTVTTSTRKKEGKRYKCDECGKDFSQRATLITHKKNHTGEKPYSCSECGKCFTTKGNLVKHERLHTGEKPYSCSECGKCFTNRTDLGIHQRLHTGEKPYSCSECGKCFTTKGNLVIHERLHTGEKPYSCSECGKCFTTKGRLVIHERFHTGEKPYSCSECGKYFAESRLLLSHQKSHTGEKPYSCSECGKCFTTKGNLVKHERLHTGEKPYSCSDCGKCFTTKGNLVKHERLHTGEKPYSCSECGKCFTNRTDLGIHQRLHTGEKPYSCSECGKCFTTKGNLVKHERLHTGEKPYSCSECGKCFTTKGSLVIHERLHTGEKPYSCSECGKCFTTKGRLVIHERFHTGEKPYSCSECGKYFAESRLLLSHQKSHTVEKPYSCSECGKCFTTKGNLVLHERLHTGEKPYSCSECGKCFTQKGSLRSHIHRLHTGEKPYSCSECGKCFTQKGSLVIHERFHTGEKPYSCAECGKCFTDKQYLILHERLHTGEKPYSCAECGKCFTQKSNLKKHQRCHTGEKPY; encoded by the exons ATGTTATCAGTAAGTgataaaggagaagatgaagatatgatggagcgctcctcaggagaaaacctcattacccctaatgtacatccaggacgtcacagtacagatccatcatataatccccccaatcatgaggaaccttctCACCAAccacagactgtgaccactaGTACCAGGAAGAAAGAGGGGAAAAGGTATAAATGTGATGAATGTGGAAAAGATTTTTCACAAAGAGCAACTCTCATTACACACAAAAAgaatcacacaggagagaagccatattcatgttcagaatgtgggaaatgttttactacgaaaggaaatcttgttaaacatgagagacttcacacaggagagaagccatattcatgttcagaatgtggcaaatgttttacaaATAGAACTGATCTTGGTATACatcagagacttcacacaggagagaagccatattcatgttcagaatgtgggaaatgttttactacgaaaggaaatcttgttatacatgagagacttcacacaggagagaagccatattcatgttcagaatgtgggaaatgttttactacaaaAGGAAgacttgttatacatgagagatttcacacaggagagaagccatattcatgttcagaatgtgggaaatattttgcgGAAAGTAGACTTCTCCTTTCACATCagaaaagtcacacaggagagaagccatattcatgttcagaatgtgggaaatgttttactacgaaaggaaatcttgttaaacatgagagacttcacacaggagagaagccatattcatgttcagattgtgggaaatgttttactacgaaaggaaatcttgttaaacatgagagacttcacacaggagagaagccatattcatgttcagaatgtggcaaatgttttacaaATAGAACTGATCTTGGTATACatcagagacttcacacaggagagaagccatattcatgttcagaatgtgggaaatgttttactacgaaaggaaatcttgttaaacatgagagacttcacacaggagagaagccatattcatgttcagaatgtgggaaatgttttactacgaaaggaagtcttgttatacatgagagacttcacacaggagagaagccatattcatgttcagaatgtgggaaatgttttactacgaaaggaagacttgttatacatgagagatttcacacaggagagaagccatattcatgttcagaatgtgggaaatattttgcgGAAAGTAGACTTCTCCTTTCACATCAGAAAAGTCACACagtagagaagccatattcatgttcagaatgtgggaaatgttttactacgaaaggaaatcttgttttgcatgagagacttcacacaggagagaagccatattcatgttcagaatgtgggaaatgttttactcagaaaggaagtctt agaagccatattcat agacttcacacaggagagaagccatattcatgttcagaatgtgggaaatgttttactcagaaaggaagtcttgttatacatgagagatttcacacaggagagaagccatattcatgtgcagaatgtgggaaatgttttacagataaACAATATCTTATattacatgagagacttcacacaggagagaagccatattcatgtgcagaatgtgggaaatgttttactcagaaatcaaatcttaaGAAACATCAGAgatgtcacacaggagagaagccatattga
- the LOC142198389 gene encoding uncharacterized protein LOC142198389 isoform X3, producing MLSVSDKGEDEDMMERSSGENLITPNVHPGRHSTDPSYNPPNHEEPSHQPQTVTTSTRKKEGKRYKCDECGKDFSQRATLITHKKNHTGEKPYSCSECGKCFTTKGNLVKHERLHTGEKPYSCSECGKCFTNRTDLGIHQRLHTGEKPYSCSECGKCFTTKGNLVIHERLHTGEKPYSCSECGKCFTTKGRLVIHERFHTGEKPYSCSECGKYFAESRLLLSHQKSHTGEKPYSCSECGKCFTTKGNLVKHERLHTGEKPYSCSDCGKCFTTKGNLVKHERLHTGEKPYSCSECGKCFTNRTDLGIHQRLHTGEKPYSCSECGKCFTTKGNLVKHERLHTGEKPYSCSECGKCFTTKGSLVIHERLHTGEKPYSCSECGKCFTTKGRLVIHERFHTGEKPYSCSECGKYFAESRLLLSHQKSHTVEKPYSCSECGKCFTTKGNLVLHERLHTGEKPYSCSECGKCFTQKGSLVIHERLHTREKPYSCSEYCGKCFTTKGNLVLHERLHTGEKPYSCSDCGKCFNQKGSLVIHERLHTGEKPYSCSECGKCFTQKGSLVIHERFHTGEKPYSCAECGKCFTDKQYLILHERLHTGEKPYSCAECGKCFTQKSNLKKHQRCHTGEKPY from the exons ATGTTATCAGTAAGTgataaaggagaagatgaagatatgatggagcgctcctcaggagaaaacctcattacccctaatgtacatccaggacgtcacagtacagatccatcatataatccccccaatcatgaggaaccttctCACCAAccacagactgtgaccactaGTACCAGGAAGAAAGAGGGGAAAAGGTATAAATGTGATGAATGTGGAAAAGATTTTTCACAAAGAGCAACTCTCATTACACACAAAAAgaatcacacaggagagaagccatattcatgttcagaatgtgggaaatgttttactacgaaaggaaatcttgttaaacatgagagacttcacacaggagagaagccatattcatgttcagaatgtggcaaatgttttacaaATAGAACTGATCTTGGTATACatcagagacttcacacaggagagaagccatattcatgttcagaatgtgggaaatgttttactacgaaaggaaatcttgttatacatgagagacttcacacaggagagaagccatattcatgttcagaatgtgggaaatgttttactacaaaAGGAAgacttgttatacatgagagatttcacacaggagagaagccatattcatgttcagaatgtgggaaatattttgcgGAAAGTAGACTTCTCCTTTCACATCagaaaagtcacacaggagagaagccatattcatgttcagaatgtgggaaatgttttactacgaaaggaaatcttgttaaacatgagagacttcacacaggagagaagccatattcatgttcagattgtgggaaatgttttactacgaaaggaaatcttgttaaacatgagagacttcacacaggagagaagccatattcatgttcagaatgtggcaaatgttttacaaATAGAACTGATCTTGGTATACatcagagacttcacacaggagagaagccatattcatgttcagaatgtgggaaatgttttactacgaaaggaaatcttgttaaacatgagagacttcacacaggagagaagccatattcatgttcagaatgtgggaaatgttttactacgaaaggaagtcttgttatacatgagagacttcacacaggagagaagccatattcatgttcagaatgtgggaaatgttttactacgaaaggaagacttgttatacatgagagatttcacacaggagagaagccatattcatgttcagaatgtgggaaatattttgcgGAAAGTAGACTTCTCCTTTCACATCAGAAAAGTCACACagtagagaagccatattcatgttcagaatgtgggaaatgttttactacgaaaggaaatcttgttttgcatgagagacttcacacaggagagaagccatattcatgttcagaatgtgggaaatgttttactcagaaaggaagtcttgttatacatgagagacttcacacaagagagaagccatattcatgttcagaat attgtgggaaatgttttactacgaaaggaaatcttgttttgcatgagagacttcacacaggagagaagccatattcatgttcagattgtgggaaatgttttaatcagaaaggaagtcttgttatacatgagagacttcacacaggagagaagccatattcatgttcagaatgtgggaaatgttttactcagaaaggaagtcttgttatacatgagagatttcacacaggagagaagccatattcatgtgcagaatgtgggaaatgttttacagataaACAATATCTTATattacatgagagacttcacacaggagagaagccatattcatgtgcagaatgtgggaaatgttttactcagaaatcaaatcttaaGAAACATCAGAgatgtcacacaggagagaagccatattga
- the LOC142198389 gene encoding uncharacterized protein LOC142198389 isoform X7, with product MLSVSDKGEDEDMMERSSGENLITPNVHPGRHSTDPSYNPPNHEEPSHQPQTVTTSTRKKEGKRYKCDECGKDFSQRATLITHKKNHTGEKPYSCSECGKCFTTKGNLVKHERLHTGEKPYSCSECGKCFTNRTDLGIHQRLHTGEKPYSCSECGKCFTTKGNLVIHERLHTGEKPYSCSECGKCFTTKGRLVIHERFHTGEKPYSCSECGKYFAESRLLLSHQKSHTGEKPYSCSECGKCFTTKGNLVKHERLHTGEKPYSCSDCGKCFTTKGNLVKHERLHTGEKPYSCSECGKCFTNRTDLGIHQRLHTGEKPYSCSECGKCFTTKGNLVKHERLHTGEKPYSCSECGKCFTTKGSLVIHERLHTGEKPYSCSECGKCFTTKGRLVIHERFHTGEKPYSCSECGKYFAESRLLLSHQKSHTVEKPYSCSECGKCFTTKGNLVLHERLHTGEKPYSCSECGKCFTQKGRNLVLHERLHTGEKPYSCSDCGKCFTTKGNLVLHERLHTGEKPYSCSDCGKCFNQKGSLVIHERLHTGEKPYSCSECGKCFTQKGSLVIHERFHTGEKPYSCAECGKCFTDKQYLILHERLHTGEKPYSCAECGKCFTQKSNLKKHQRCHTGEKPY from the exons ATGTTATCAGTAAGTgataaaggagaagatgaagatatgatggagcgctcctcaggagaaaacctcattacccctaatgtacatccaggacgtcacagtacagatccatcatataatccccccaatcatgaggaaccttctCACCAAccacagactgtgaccactaGTACCAGGAAGAAAGAGGGGAAAAGGTATAAATGTGATGAATGTGGAAAAGATTTTTCACAAAGAGCAACTCTCATTACACACAAAAAgaatcacacaggagagaagccatattcatgttcagaatgtgggaaatgttttactacgaaaggaaatcttgttaaacatgagagacttcacacaggagagaagccatattcatgttcagaatgtggcaaatgttttacaaATAGAACTGATCTTGGTATACatcagagacttcacacaggagagaagccatattcatgttcagaatgtgggaaatgttttactacgaaaggaaatcttgttatacatgagagacttcacacaggagagaagccatattcatgttcagaatgtgggaaatgttttactacaaaAGGAAgacttgttatacatgagagatttcacacaggagagaagccatattcatgttcagaatgtgggaaatattttgcgGAAAGTAGACTTCTCCTTTCACATCagaaaagtcacacaggagagaagccatattcatgttcagaatgtgggaaatgttttactacgaaaggaaatcttgttaaacatgagagacttcacacaggagagaagccatattcatgttcagattgtgggaaatgttttactacgaaaggaaatcttgttaaacatgagagacttcacacaggagagaagccatattcatgttcagaatgtggcaaatgttttacaaATAGAACTGATCTTGGTATACatcagagacttcacacaggagagaagccatattcatgttcagaatgtgggaaatgttttactacgaaaggaaatcttgttaaacatgagagacttcacacaggagagaagccatattcatgttcagaatgtgggaaatgttttactacgaaaggaagtcttgttatacatgagagacttcacacaggagagaagccatattcatgttcagaatgtgggaaatgttttactacgaaaggaagacttgttatacatgagagatttcacacaggagagaagccatattcatgttcagaatgtgggaaatattttgcgGAAAGTAGACTTCTCCTTTCACATCAGAAAAGTCACACagtagagaagccatattcatgttcagaatgtgggaaatgttttactacgaaaggaaatcttgttttgcatgagagacttcacacaggagagaagccatattcatgttcagaatgtgggaaatgttttactcagaaaggaa gaaatcttgttttgcatgagagacttcacacaggagagaagccatattcatgttcagattgtgggaaatgttttactacgaaaggaaatcttgttttgcatgagagacttcacacaggagagaagccatattcatgttcagattgtgggaaatgttttaatcagaaaggaagtcttgttatacatgagagacttcacacaggagagaagccatattcatgttcagaatgtgggaaatgttttactcagaaaggaagtcttgttatacatgagagatttcacacaggagagaagccatattcatgtgcagaatgtgggaaatgttttacagataaACAATATCTTATattacatgagagacttcacacaggagagaagccatattcatgtgcagaatgtgggaaatgttttactcagaaatcaaatcttaaGAAACATCAGAgatgtcacacaggagagaagccatattga
- the LOC142198389 gene encoding uncharacterized protein LOC142198389 isoform X10: MLSVSDKGEDEDMMERSSGENLITPNVHPGRHSTDPSYNPPNHEEPSHQPQTVTTSTRKKEGKRYKCDECGKDFSQRATLITHKKNHTGEKPYSCSECGKCFTTKGNLVKHERLHTGEKPYSCSECGKCFTNRTDLGIHQRLHTGEKPYSCSECGKCFTTKGNLVIHERLHTGEKPYSCSECGKCFTTKGRLVIHERFHTGEKPYSCSECGKYFAESRLLLSHQKSHTGEKPYSCSECGKCFTTKGNLVKHERLHTGEKPYSCSDCGKCFTTKGNLVKHERLHTGEKPYSCSECGKCFTNRTDLGIHQRLHTGEKPYSCSECGKCFTTKGNLVKHERLHTGEKPYSCSECGKCFTTKGSLVIHERLHTGEKPYSCSECGKCFTTKGRLVIHERFHTGEKPYSCSECGKYFAERSLVIHERLHTGEKPYSCSECGKCFTQKGSLVIHERFHTGEKPYSCAECGKCFTDKQYLILHERLHTGEKPYSCAECGKCFTQKSNLKKHQRCHTGEKPY, encoded by the exons ATGTTATCAGTAAGTgataaaggagaagatgaagatatgatggagcgctcctcaggagaaaacctcattacccctaatgtacatccaggacgtcacagtacagatccatcatataatccccccaatcatgaggaaccttctCACCAAccacagactgtgaccactaGTACCAGGAAGAAAGAGGGGAAAAGGTATAAATGTGATGAATGTGGAAAAGATTTTTCACAAAGAGCAACTCTCATTACACACAAAAAgaatcacacaggagagaagccatattcatgttcagaatgtgggaaatgttttactacgaaaggaaatcttgttaaacatgagagacttcacacaggagagaagccatattcatgttcagaatgtggcaaatgttttacaaATAGAACTGATCTTGGTATACatcagagacttcacacaggagagaagccatattcatgttcagaatgtgggaaatgttttactacgaaaggaaatcttgttatacatgagagacttcacacaggagagaagccatattcatgttcagaatgtgggaaatgttttactacaaaAGGAAgacttgttatacatgagagatttcacacaggagagaagccatattcatgttcagaatgtgggaaatattttgcgGAAAGTAGACTTCTCCTTTCACATCagaaaagtcacacaggagagaagccatattcatgttcagaatgtgggaaatgttttactacgaaaggaaatcttgttaaacatgagagacttcacacaggagagaagccatattcatgttcagattgtgggaaatgttttactacgaaaggaaatcttgttaaacatgagagacttcacacaggagagaagccatattcatgttcagaatgtggcaaatgttttacaaATAGAACTGATCTTGGTATACatcagagacttcacacaggagagaagccatattcatgttcagaatgtgggaaatgttttactacgaaaggaaatcttgttaaacatgagagacttcacacaggagagaagccatattcatgttcagaatgtgggaaatgttttactacgaaaggaagtcttgttatacatgagagacttcacacaggagagaagccatattcatgttcagaatgtgggaaatgttttactacgaaaggaagacttgttatacatgagagatttcacacaggagagaagccatattcatgttcagaatgtgggaaatattttgcgGAAA gaagtcttgttatacatgagagacttcacacaggagagaagccatattcatgttcagaatgtgggaaatgttttactcagaaaggaagtcttgttatacatgagagatttcacacaggagagaagccatattcatgtgcagaatgtgggaaatgttttacagataaACAATATCTTATattacatgagagacttcacacaggagagaagccatattcatgtgcagaatgtgggaaatgttttactcagaaatcaaatcttaaGAAACATCAGAgatgtcacacaggagagaagccatattga